From one Verrucomicrobiia bacterium genomic stretch:
- a CDS encoding site-specific DNA-methyltransferase, with the protein MQKLTVNDPETKSPDLVAENLAALKALFPELLTEGPEGVAVNLDVMKQLVGDRTVTEAEEKYGLNWHGKRRARQLALTPSTGTLRPCPEDSVDWDTTQNLMIEGDNLEVLKLLQKSYAGKVKLIYIDPPYNTGKDFVYPDNFQDNIKNYLEITGQTGEGGQKLSSNTEASGRFHTDWLNMMYPRLKLARNLLRDDGVIFISIDDNEIDNLQKLCSEILGEENFLGCITWQKKYAPANDTIDFSPSHDYLLVYAKLRPTGQNGKLEAILSREERSEKTNAAYKNPDNDPRGLWRADNYKCNKTSEERPNLYYSIIQPNTGDVIWPNKSAVWRYSKEKHEQNCKDKRVWWGVDGTNLVPAYKRFLSDVEGVVAQTIWLWSETGHNDEAKKEIQTLFPDAPDIFQTPKPTRLISKILSLGTIPDEENIVLDFFGGSATTAHAVLNQNLLDNGNRKYILVQLPEPTERKDYPTIAHITRERLRRAGKKIKDENSLFAGDLGFRVFKLDSTNIREWDPNRANLAESLEASVEHLKTNRTEQDILFELLLKLGLDLCVPIETRKIGTHEVHSIGAGTLLVCLSKSIPQAEVEPLALGLVAWHKELKPAGETTVVFRDSAFANDVAKTNLAAILQQYGLGNVRSL; encoded by the coding sequence ATGCAGAAACTGACCGTGAACGATCCTGAGACCAAGTCGCCTGATTTGGTGGCTGAGAACCTGGCTGCGCTCAAGGCCCTGTTCCCTGAGTTGCTCACCGAGGGGCCGGAGGGCGTGGCGGTGAATCTTGATGTAATGAAGCAGCTTGTGGGGGACCGGACCGTGACCGAAGCGGAGGAGAAATACGGCCTGAACTGGCATGGCAAACGCCGTGCCCGCCAGCTCGCCCTCACGCCCTCTACCGGCACATTGCGGCCCTGCCCGGAGGATAGCGTGGATTGGGACACCACCCAGAACCTCATGATCGAGGGGGACAATCTGGAAGTGCTCAAGCTCCTCCAGAAATCCTACGCCGGGAAGGTGAAGCTCATCTACATTGATCCGCCTTACAACACCGGCAAGGACTTTGTCTATCCCGACAACTTTCAGGACAACATCAAGAACTACCTGGAAATCACCGGCCAGACTGGCGAAGGCGGCCAGAAACTCTCGTCCAACACCGAGGCCTCCGGCCGCTTCCACACCGACTGGCTCAACATGATGTATCCGCGGCTCAAGCTGGCGAGAAATCTTTTGCGGGATGATGGAGTGATTTTTATTAGCATCGACGACAATGAAATAGATAATCTGCAAAAGCTGTGCAGCGAGATATTGGGTGAAGAAAACTTCTTGGGATGTATTACGTGGCAGAAAAAATACGCACCAGCTAACGACACAATCGATTTCTCTCCATCGCATGACTACCTGCTAGTTTACGCGAAGCTGAGGCCAACTGGGCAGAATGGAAAGTTGGAGGCAATTCTATCACGTGAGGAAAGAAGTGAAAAAACGAACGCGGCTTACAAGAACCCAGATAACGACCCTCGCGGATTGTGGCGTGCTGATAATTACAAATGTAACAAGACGTCAGAAGAGCGCCCTAATCTTTACTACTCCATCATTCAACCAAACACTGGTGACGTGATCTGGCCGAATAAGTCAGCTGTTTGGCGATACAGCAAAGAAAAACACGAGCAGAACTGCAAAGATAAGCGCGTTTGGTGGGGCGTTGACGGCACAAATTTGGTTCCTGCATACAAACGCTTCTTGAGTGACGTGGAAGGGGTGGTTGCGCAGACGATTTGGTTGTGGAGCGAAACGGGACACAACGACGAAGCAAAAAAAGAAATTCAAACTCTGTTTCCGGATGCGCCAGATATTTTTCAAACACCGAAGCCCACTCGTTTAATCTCGAAAATTCTGAGCCTTGGTACGATCCCCGATGAAGAGAATATCGTCTTGGATTTCTTTGGTGGAAGCGCCACAACGGCGCACGCAGTTCTAAATCAAAACTTGTTGGACAACGGCAATCGAAAATACATTTTGGTCCAGTTACCCGAGCCCACTGAGCGAAAGGACTACCCAACCATCGCCCACATAACGCGGGAGCGCCTGCGCCGTGCTGGGAAGAAAATCAAAGACGAGAACTCGCTGTTCGCTGGCGATCTCGGCTTCCGCGTCTTCAAGCTGGATTCCACGAACATCCGCGAGTGGGACCCGAACCGCGCGAACCTCGCCGAGAGCCTCGAAGCCTCCGTGGAGCACCTCAAGACCAACCGCACCGAGCAGGACATCCTGTTCGAACTGCTCCTCAAGCTCGGCCTCGACCTCTGCGTGCCCATCGAGACGCGCAAAATCGGCACCCACGAAGTCCACAGCATCGGCGCGGGCACCTTGCTCGTCTGCCTTTCCAAATCCATCCCGCAAGCCGAAGTGGAGCCGCTGGCCCTCGGCCTCGTGGCCTGGCACAAAGAGCTGAAACCCGCGGGCGAAACCACCGTCGTCTTCCGCGACAGCGCCTTCGCCAACGACGTGGCCAAAACCAACCTCGCCGCCATCCTCCAGCAATACGGCTTGGGCAATGTTCGCAGCCTTTGA
- a CDS encoding DUF262 domain-containing protein, with protein sequence MKAEALPLLKFLRSSPQLTIPIYQRTYSWSLQNCEQLWNDILRVGSLPQVNAHFIGSIVYVEADLQTVGNPSALLIIDGQQRVTTATILLEALARTIGEEEPEDGFTARKIRNYYLLDPEETGERRHKLILTQTDKTTMLALTGQQPIPDAKSIRVMENFEYFTRQIGGLDGKGLRNLCRGLAKLMIVEVALQRGQDNPQLIFESMNSTGLALSQADLIRNFVLMGQIPHEQTRLYQSYWRPIEERFGQEAYRQAFDGFMRHYLTLKTRKIPRISAVYNEFKAYLAEQAAGVEQVLADIYAHAGHYAAMALGQEKDPALAAAFADLGELKVDVAYPLLLELYHDYSKGQLSRVDMLSSVRLIENFVLRRAVCGVPTNVLNKTFAAFAQNLVKDNYLDAIQARFTSLSGRARFPDDAEFRHALCRNHLYSLRPLRFILKRFENYDRKEPVSIEGLTIEHILPQNKVLKPEWIAALGPDWQTVQDKWLHTLGNLTLTGYNSEYRDHPFLTKRDLPGGFAQSPLRLNQGLGQLETWNEETIVQRGERLADTALEVWPMPNPQQVDTDTMPDLDEEEEDTDDENNGG encoded by the coding sequence ATGAAAGCCGAAGCTCTACCATTGCTAAAATTCCTCCGTAGTTCGCCACAGCTCACCATTCCAATTTACCAGCGCACCTATTCATGGTCGCTCCAAAACTGTGAACAGCTTTGGAATGATATTCTTCGCGTTGGTTCACTGCCTCAGGTGAATGCTCATTTCATCGGCTCGATAGTTTATGTCGAGGCCGATTTACAGACCGTGGGAAATCCTTCAGCACTCCTGATCATTGACGGACAACAGCGCGTAACCACTGCAACAATTTTGCTTGAAGCTTTGGCACGTACCATTGGAGAAGAAGAGCCCGAGGATGGCTTCACGGCACGCAAAATCCGAAACTACTATTTGCTCGATCCCGAGGAAACGGGTGAGCGCCGCCATAAACTCATACTTACCCAAACTGATAAGACGACGATGCTGGCTCTCACTGGCCAGCAACCGATTCCAGACGCTAAGTCCATACGCGTCATGGAAAATTTTGAATATTTTACCCGTCAAATAGGCGGTTTGGATGGAAAAGGCCTTCGGAATCTGTGCCGTGGTCTTGCCAAATTGATGATAGTTGAAGTCGCCTTGCAACGTGGGCAAGACAACCCTCAGCTTATCTTTGAGAGCATGAATTCGACTGGCCTAGCGCTTAGCCAGGCCGATCTCATCCGCAACTTCGTCCTCATGGGGCAAATACCTCACGAACAGACCCGGCTCTATCAAAGCTATTGGCGTCCTATTGAAGAGCGCTTTGGACAAGAGGCATATCGGCAAGCGTTTGATGGATTCATGCGCCATTATCTGACTTTAAAAACACGTAAAATCCCCAGAATCAGCGCGGTCTACAATGAGTTCAAAGCCTATCTCGCTGAACAGGCTGCTGGCGTTGAGCAGGTGCTGGCAGATATCTATGCCCATGCCGGCCACTATGCCGCCATGGCTTTGGGGCAGGAGAAAGATCCGGCCCTTGCTGCCGCCTTTGCCGATCTTGGTGAACTCAAGGTCGACGTGGCTTACCCACTGCTTCTGGAATTGTACCATGATTATAGTAAGGGTCAGCTGTCCCGAGTCGACATGCTGTCCTCCGTCCGATTGATTGAGAATTTCGTGCTGCGCCGTGCCGTCTGTGGCGTCCCAACCAACGTTCTCAACAAAACCTTTGCTGCGTTTGCGCAAAACCTTGTTAAGGATAATTACTTAGACGCCATACAAGCCCGTTTCACAAGCCTTTCAGGCAGGGCAAGGTTTCCGGATGATGCTGAATTCCGCCATGCTCTCTGCCGCAACCATCTGTACAGTTTACGTCCCTTGCGGTTCATCCTCAAACGCTTCGAGAATTATGATCGCAAGGAGCCTGTATCCATTGAAGGACTCACGATTGAACATATCTTGCCGCAGAATAAAGTGCTTAAACCCGAGTGGATCGCCGCTCTCGGCCCCGATTGGCAGACTGTGCAGGATAAATGGCTGCATACTCTAGGTAACCTAACACTGACTGGTTACAATTCCGAGTATCGGGATCACCCGTTTCTCACCAAGCGCGATTTACCGGGTGGATTTGCACAAAGCCCTCTTCGACTTAATCAGGGCCTTGGCCAGCTCGAAACCTGGAATGAAGAAACGATTGTGCAGCGCGGTGAACGTTTGGCTGACACAGCCCTGGAAGTTTGGCCTATGCCCAATCCGCAGCAAGTGGACACCGATACCATGCCCGACCTCGATGAGGAAGAGGAGGACACAGACGATGAAAATAATGGGGGCTAA
- a CDS encoding DUF4391 domain-containing protein, translating to MPQDTVIAALQLPADALVHQRVPKKHLVENGAPTAADKRQINEGIEELLWIAALKPATIGVPTYRDDTREYLEIAVLSLTLREGAKAARLSELIHRSIPYPLFLIVSQAAGLTLSLAHLRWSQGQSGQTVLDGPLTTADLPENTPTTSAFLTALNISTQPRQHLHAFYQGWIEAFETYAAASQTGKFTPALDPAAAESRRVALAEFQRLSREITNLRAQADKEKQLNRRVEINLTVNRLESQMQLLLKSL from the coding sequence ATGCCCCAAGACACCGTCATAGCCGCCCTGCAGCTTCCCGCCGATGCCCTCGTGCATCAGCGTGTGCCCAAAAAGCATCTCGTGGAAAACGGAGCGCCCACGGCTGCGGACAAGCGCCAGATCAATGAAGGCATTGAAGAGCTGCTCTGGATCGCCGCACTCAAGCCAGCCACCATCGGCGTGCCCACCTACCGTGATGATACCCGCGAATATCTGGAGATCGCCGTGCTCTCGCTTACCCTTCGCGAGGGGGCCAAAGCTGCCCGACTTTCCGAATTGATCCATCGCTCCATCCCGTACCCACTCTTTCTCATTGTTTCTCAGGCCGCTGGTTTGACGCTCTCTCTGGCTCACTTGCGATGGTCGCAGGGCCAATCCGGGCAGACGGTGCTCGATGGCCCGCTTACCACCGCAGACCTACCGGAAAACACTCCCACCACTTCTGCGTTTCTGACTGCCCTTAACATCTCCACTCAGCCCCGCCAGCACCTCCATGCTTTCTATCAGGGCTGGATCGAGGCCTTTGAGACATATGCTGCCGCCAGCCAAACCGGAAAATTCACGCCTGCTCTTGATCCTGCTGCTGCCGAGAGTCGTCGCGTAGCGTTAGCTGAGTTTCAACGCCTCAGCCGTGAAATCACCAATCTCCGCGCCCAAGCCGATAAGGAAAAGCAGCTTAACCGTCGCGTGGAAATAAACCTGACCGTGAACCGTCTAGAATCTCAAATGCAGTTGCTGTTAAAATCACTATGA